In one window of Nitrospira sp. SG-bin1 DNA:
- a CDS encoding phosphoribosylamine--glycine ligase (catalyzes the formation of N(1)-(5-phospho-D-ribosyl)glycinamide from 5-phospho-D-ribosylamine and glycine in purine biosynthesis) — MNILVVGSGGREHAMVWKLAQSPRKPVLYCAPGNAGIASSATCIPIKSDDIVSLKDFALQQKIDVTIIGPEAPLAAGLVDEFRKARLRTFGPTRNAARLEASKIFSKEIMAQAKVRTAHAKSFEKTSDALAYAEGHALPVVIKADGLAQGKGVIIATTREQARQAVVDSMEKAVFGQAGKQVLIEEFLDGEELTIMAFTDGNTVVPMPPAQDHKRVGDGDTGLNTGGMGAYCPAPLGTVEIQERVRHEILQPMVDAMARLGSPFQGVLYAGLMVVKGTPYVLEFNARMGDPETQVVLPLLKTDFLDVIDAVVDHRLDHLTVEWHQDAAVCVVMASGGYPGPYQSGMVISGLPTDGTTSPFPVVFHAGTGRQGKDIVTAGGRVLGVLGRGHTLSEAQREAYRVAKAISFEGCHFRTDIAHRALKA, encoded by the coding sequence GTGAACATCCTCGTTGTCGGCAGTGGAGGGCGTGAGCATGCGATGGTGTGGAAGCTCGCGCAGAGTCCTCGCAAACCAGTCCTCTATTGTGCCCCAGGCAATGCGGGGATTGCGTCATCGGCGACATGTATCCCCATCAAATCGGACGACATTGTCAGCCTGAAAGACTTCGCGCTCCAACAAAAGATCGATGTGACGATAATCGGACCTGAAGCGCCTCTTGCGGCGGGTCTTGTTGACGAATTCCGCAAGGCACGGCTCAGGACGTTTGGACCGACCCGGAACGCCGCCCGCCTGGAAGCCAGCAAGATCTTCTCCAAGGAGATCATGGCACAAGCGAAGGTTCGGACGGCTCACGCCAAGAGTTTCGAAAAAACTTCTGATGCACTGGCCTATGCCGAAGGCCATGCATTGCCGGTTGTGATCAAAGCGGACGGGCTGGCTCAAGGAAAGGGCGTCATCATCGCGACCACTCGCGAGCAGGCAAGGCAAGCTGTCGTGGATTCGATGGAAAAGGCGGTGTTCGGCCAAGCCGGCAAACAGGTGCTGATCGAAGAATTTCTCGATGGAGAAGAGCTGACGATCATGGCATTTACCGACGGCAATACCGTGGTACCGATGCCGCCGGCGCAAGATCATAAGCGGGTTGGCGATGGTGACACAGGTTTAAATACCGGCGGGATGGGAGCCTACTGCCCGGCACCGCTAGGGACCGTGGAGATCCAGGAGCGAGTCCGTCATGAAATCTTGCAGCCGATGGTGGATGCCATGGCACGGCTCGGCTCGCCGTTTCAAGGTGTCCTTTACGCAGGACTCATGGTCGTGAAGGGGACGCCCTACGTGCTCGAATTCAACGCTCGTATGGGCGATCCCGAGACACAAGTTGTGCTGCCCTTGCTCAAGACCGATTTCCTCGATGTCATTGACGCCGTCGTCGATCATCGGCTTGACCACCTCACAGTTGAATGGCATCAGGACGCCGCAGTTTGTGTCGTGATGGCCTCAGGGGGTTATCCTGGACCTTACCAGTCTGGGATGGTAATTTCAGGACTCCCCACAGATGGGACAACGTCACCCTTTCCCGTCGTCTTTCATGCAGGTACCGGCCGGCAAGGCAAGGATATCGTGACAGCGGGAGGCCGCGTCCTCGGTGTTCTCGGTCGAGGACACACGTTATCCGAGGCACAACGCGAGGCCTATCGAGTCGCGAAGGCAATCTCTTTTGAGGGATGCCACTTCCGGACCGACATCGCACATCGGGCACTCAAGGCATAA
- a CDS encoding aspartate aminotransferase: MKLAARVSRIAPSPTLAMAATAKAMVAQGIDVVDFSTGEPDFDTPEPVKAAAEAAIREGFTKYTPSSGIDELRGAIADKLQSELGIRYEKSQVLVSCGAKHSLYNLAEAFLEVGDEIIIPIPYWVSYSDQALLNDAKPVLLPTKEEDGYTVHTSELERLITPRTKAIIVNSPCNPTGATYDRVALEQIAAVAVRHDLLVVSDEIYEKVLYDGARHLSIASLGSEIAARTVIINGVSKSYAMTGWRIGYAAGPKDLITAMANIQSQSTSNPCSISQKAALAALRLGEPFTRKMVDEFSRRRTTIVEGLNKIPGVSCRMPSGAFYAFPNIKGLLGKRGPSGVIKTPNDLAQYLLNEARIAVVPGEPFGSSEHLRLSYATSMVNITRGLERLQQAFAKLV, from the coding sequence ATGAAACTGGCCGCCCGGGTTAGCCGTATTGCTCCCTCCCCCACCCTCGCAATGGCCGCTACAGCCAAGGCCATGGTCGCACAAGGGATTGATGTAGTAGATTTTTCAACGGGCGAACCGGACTTTGATACACCGGAACCGGTCAAAGCTGCGGCGGAAGCGGCAATACGTGAGGGGTTTACAAAGTACACGCCTTCGTCCGGAATCGATGAGTTACGAGGAGCCATTGCCGACAAACTCCAGTCTGAACTCGGGATTCGGTATGAGAAGTCTCAAGTCCTGGTCTCCTGCGGAGCGAAACACTCGCTCTACAATTTAGCAGAAGCTTTTCTTGAAGTCGGTGATGAGATTATCATTCCGATTCCCTATTGGGTCTCTTACTCGGATCAGGCGCTTCTCAATGATGCGAAACCGGTGCTGCTACCAACCAAGGAGGAGGACGGTTACACAGTCCATACATCAGAGTTGGAACGACTCATTACGCCGAGAACCAAAGCCATCATTGTGAATAGTCCGTGCAACCCGACTGGTGCAACCTACGATCGCGTGGCGCTGGAACAGATTGCCGCGGTTGCGGTCCGACACGACCTCTTGGTCGTTTCGGATGAGATTTATGAAAAGGTGTTGTACGATGGGGCGAGGCATCTCAGTATTGCTTCATTGGGATCGGAGATCGCTGCGCGAACCGTCATTATCAATGGAGTTTCAAAGTCTTATGCCATGACCGGATGGCGAATTGGGTACGCGGCCGGTCCGAAGGACCTCATTACTGCTATGGCCAATATCCAAAGCCAAAGCACGTCGAATCCATGCTCGATCTCGCAGAAGGCTGCCCTTGCCGCGTTACGCCTGGGTGAACCCTTCACTCGCAAGATGGTGGACGAGTTTTCCCGCCGCCGGACCACCATCGTCGAGGGATTGAACAAGATTCCCGGTGTGTCATGCCGAATGCCAAGTGGGGCCTTCTACGCCTTTCCGAATATCAAAGGCTTGTTGGGGAAACGCGGGCCTTCCGGGGTGATAAAGACTCCGAACGATCTTGCCCAGTATCTCTTGAACGAAGCGAGAATTGCAGTCGTTCCAGGTGAACCCTTTGGAAGCTCGGAGCATCTCCGGCTGTCCTACGCCACCAGTATGGTGAACATCACTCGTGGGCTTGAGCGACTTCAGCAAGCGTTTGCGAAATTGGTGTAA
- the coaD gene encoding pantetheine-phosphate adenylyltransferase (Catalyzes the conversion of ATP and pantetheine 4'-phosphate to diphosphate and 3'-dephospho-coA) — protein MKIGICPGTFDPITHGHTDIITRSLRVFDKVVVAVAPNPSKHPLFNLAERLDMVQLVMKDVGQVEVTSFDGLLVDYVERSGAHAIIRGLRAISDFEHEFQMALVNRKLAKTVETVFLMPSEEYSYLSSTIIKDVAQHGGNLTGFLHPEVARRLQERVRSLKS, from the coding sequence ATGAAAATCGGTATCTGTCCAGGCACCTTTGATCCTATTACGCACGGCCATACTGACATCATTACGCGCAGCCTGCGCGTATTTGATAAGGTGGTCGTGGCCGTCGCTCCAAATCCTTCCAAACACCCACTCTTCAATTTGGCAGAGCGACTTGATATGGTACAGCTGGTCATGAAGGACGTCGGTCAAGTGGAGGTGACTTCGTTTGATGGATTGTTGGTCGACTATGTCGAGAGATCAGGAGCCCATGCGATTATCAGAGGCTTGCGCGCTATTTCTGATTTTGAACATGAGTTTCAGATGGCGCTTGTCAATCGAAAGTTAGCGAAGACGGTGGAAACTGTTTTTTTGATGCCTAGCGAAGAGTACTCATATCTGTCCTCGACGATCATCAAAGACGTGGCCCAACACGGTGGAAATTTGACGGGGTTCCTTCATCCTGAAGTAGCACGCCGTTTACAAGAGCGTGTTCGGAGTCTCAAATCATGA